A genome region from Archaeoglobus fulgidus DSM 4304 includes the following:
- a CDS encoding response regulator produces MIRPRLLIVDDDDSIREIVKIMLKDYDIIEASNGEEAVRAYKMFKPDLVLMDIQMPKMDGVEATREILKIDPHAKIVGLTAFARSRGREMLKIGALEVVEKPFTRRTLKELIEKYSAKAVA; encoded by the coding sequence ATGATTAGGCCCAGATTGCTGATAGTCGATGATGACGACAGCATTAGGGAGATTGTAAAGATTATGCTCAAGGATTACGACATTATTGAAGCTTCGAACGGTGAGGAGGCTGTAAGGGCTTACAAGATGTTCAAGCCCGACCTCGTTCTCATGGACATTCAGATGCCAAAAATGGACGGTGTTGAGGCAACAAGGGAGATACTGAAGATTGACCCTCACGCCAAGATTGTGGGCTTGACGGCCTTCGCAAGGAGCAGGGGCAGGGAAATGCTTAAAATCGGAGCATTGGAGGTCGTGGAGAAGCCGTTCACAAGAAGAACTCTCAAAGAGCTGATAGAGAAGTACTCCGCGAAGGCCGTAGCGTAA
- a CDS encoding MTH895/ArsE family thioredoxin-like protein — protein sequence MKIKVVGPGCARCKATFDVVKKVVEKEGLDVELEYVTDMNEAIELGVVATPAVWVDGKVVIQGKIPKESEILEIIKK from the coding sequence GTGAAGATAAAGGTCGTTGGTCCGGGATGTGCGAGGTGCAAGGCAACCTTCGATGTGGTGAAAAAAGTCGTTGAGAAAGAGGGGCTTGACGTGGAGCTTGAGTACGTGACGGATATGAACGAGGCAATCGAGCTGGGTGTTGTTGCGACACCAGCAGTGTGGGTTGACGGGAAAGTAGTTATTCAGGGCAAAATACCAAAGGAGAGCGAGATACTGGAAATCATCAAAAAGTAA
- a CDS encoding competence/damage-inducible protein A, whose product MEFIIISVGNEILSGDITNTNAAYMAKKLTRAGHKVKKIITIPDDVNIIAEEVRKASKEADFVLVTGGLGATHDDVTAEGIARAFNRKLVISKEVYEWLSKLSKNEEAVRKISSVPEGSEIVWNDVGAAPAFIVENVAVMPGVPAEMENTFEKILERFEKGEYHEEVVKVNGFEVKIVDKLNQVVRDNPDVEIGSYPKPGYVMVKFSGRDKEKVKKAVKQFEELLNDKR is encoded by the coding sequence ATGGAATTCATCATAATTTCTGTGGGCAACGAAATTTTGAGTGGTGATATAACCAACACAAACGCCGCTTACATGGCGAAGAAGCTTACCAGGGCAGGGCACAAAGTAAAGAAAATAATAACAATCCCCGACGACGTAAACATTATTGCGGAGGAGGTCAGAAAGGCATCTAAGGAGGCCGACTTCGTTTTGGTCACAGGGGGGCTGGGAGCCACGCACGACGATGTGACCGCAGAGGGGATTGCCAGGGCCTTCAACAGAAAGCTGGTGATAAGCAAGGAGGTTTACGAGTGGTTGAGCAAGCTCAGCAAAAACGAGGAGGCCGTAAGGAAAATTTCGTCTGTTCCCGAGGGGAGCGAGATTGTGTGGAACGACGTTGGGGCTGCGCCCGCATTCATAGTGGAGAACGTTGCGGTCATGCCGGGCGTGCCGGCTGAGATGGAGAACACATTCGAAAAAATTCTTGAGAGGTTCGAAAAGGGTGAGTATCACGAGGAGGTTGTGAAGGTTAACGGCTTTGAGGTTAAGATAGTTGATAAGCTCAATCAAGTAGTGAGAGATAACCCGGATGTTGAAATAGGCTCCTATCCGAAACCGGGATACGTTATGGTTAAGTTTTCTGGCCGCGATAAGGAGAAGGTGAAAAAAGCTGTAAAGCAGTTTGAGGAGCTGCTAAATGATAAGAGGTAA
- a CDS encoding dihydroorotase encodes MIRGKVFYKGEFVEAGIEVENGRIKRIGKLVEGKEVKGVILPAGIDVHVHLRDFAEKRKETIETGTLSALHGGICLVVDQPNTKPPVDDAETYFRRMGKAEKSVYVDYALNLALTNSNHGKIGSIMRKISERYFVPAVGEVFIQHDSEDLQIDYETLSSVYKRFEGVVFTIHAEDPAYVARGSPNFVFRRREAEVLAVERLVELGKFHFCHISTKDSAKEILNSNSTYEVTPHHMLLSVEDYGRLGNLVNVNPPLREREDVEWLFRNFHRIDVLASDHAPHTLEDKEAGASGFPGVETMYPLFVNLASKGYISFKTLVEKIASNPARIFGFKGYGEIEVGNYANFAVFDLKKVDEIRAERLHSKCGWTPFEGFEAVFPDKVYLRGKELLENEMKAGNVLKKRV; translated from the coding sequence ATGATAAGAGGTAAGGTTTTCTACAAAGGGGAGTTCGTTGAAGCGGGAATAGAGGTTGAGAACGGCAGGATAAAGAGAATTGGGAAGCTTGTAGAAGGCAAGGAAGTTAAAGGGGTTATCCTCCCCGCGGGCATAGACGTTCACGTCCATCTAAGAGATTTTGCGGAGAAGAGGAAGGAGACGATAGAAACCGGAACCCTCTCTGCCCTTCACGGTGGAATCTGCCTCGTGGTGGACCAGCCAAACACCAAGCCTCCTGTCGACGATGCGGAAACCTACTTTCGGAGGATGGGGAAGGCCGAAAAATCCGTGTATGTGGACTATGCCCTGAACCTTGCCCTCACAAACTCAAATCATGGGAAAATTGGGAGCATAATGAGAAAAATTTCGGAGAGGTACTTCGTCCCCGCTGTTGGGGAGGTCTTCATCCAGCACGACAGCGAGGACTTGCAGATTGACTACGAAACCCTCAGCAGCGTTTACAAAAGGTTTGAGGGTGTTGTTTTCACCATACATGCAGAGGACCCGGCATATGTTGCCAGGGGCTCACCCAATTTCGTTTTCAGAAGGAGGGAGGCTGAGGTGCTTGCCGTTGAGAGGCTCGTTGAGCTTGGCAAGTTCCACTTCTGCCACATCTCCACAAAGGACTCCGCCAAGGAAATACTGAACAGCAATTCAACGTACGAGGTGACGCCGCACCACATGCTTCTAAGCGTTGAGGACTACGGGAGGTTGGGGAACTTGGTAAACGTGAACCCTCCTCTGAGGGAGAGGGAGGACGTAGAGTGGCTCTTCAGAAACTTTCACCGCATCGACGTTTTGGCTTCCGACCATGCACCGCACACCTTGGAGGATAAAGAGGCGGGAGCTTCCGGATTTCCGGGAGTGGAGACGATGTATCCGCTTTTCGTGAACCTCGCCTCGAAGGGTTACATCTCCTTCAAAACCCTCGTCGAGAAAATTGCGTCGAATCCTGCAAGAATCTTCGGATTCAAAGGATACGGGGAGATTGAAGTCGGAAATTACGCAAACTTCGCGGTTTTTGACCTAAAAAAGGTTGATGAAATAAGGGCTGAAAGGCTGCACTCAAAGTGCGGCTGGACTCCCTTTGAGGGGTTTGAGGCTGTCTTTCCAGATAAAGTTTATTTGAGAGGTAAGGAATTGCTTGAGAACGAGATGAAAGCAGGAAATGTACTGAAAAAAAGAGTGTGA